Proteins encoded by one window of Halobaculum halobium:
- a CDS encoding FxsA family protein, whose amino-acid sequence MRVRYLLVALLAIPLADAAFLLWVATNLLTAVQTVALVVLTGLLGMLLVRAEGRHTLRAIQRKLATGEAPTGEVLDGGLLIAAGAFLLTPGLVTDTIGFLLAIPPTRYPIRELLRRYVVVPYVDARMDGFATGAVWTEGFPNPEGTAGSDGNGTAGSVGFGPTETDGRDASAAGDEDVVDVDFEEVDDDDERR is encoded by the coding sequence ATTCGGGTTCGCTACCTGCTCGTGGCCCTGCTCGCGATCCCGCTGGCGGACGCCGCGTTCCTGCTGTGGGTGGCGACGAATCTCCTCACCGCGGTGCAGACGGTCGCGCTGGTCGTCCTCACCGGACTGCTCGGGATGCTCCTCGTACGCGCGGAGGGGCGCCACACCCTCCGGGCCATCCAGCGGAAGCTCGCGACGGGCGAGGCGCCCACGGGCGAGGTGCTCGACGGCGGCCTGTTGATCGCCGCCGGCGCGTTCCTCCTCACGCCCGGTCTGGTGACCGACACGATCGGGTTCCTGCTCGCGATCCCGCCAACGAGGTACCCGATCCGCGAGCTGTTGCGGCGCTACGTCGTCGTCCCGTACGTCGACGCGCGGATGGACGGCTTCGCGACGGGCGCGGTCTGGACCGAGGGCTTCCCGAACCCCGAGGGAACGGCCGGCAGCGACGGGAACGGGACGGCCGGAAGCGTGGGATTCGGCCCCACGGAGACGGATGGCCGTGACGCCAGCGCCGCCGGCGACGAGGACGTCGTCGACGTCGACTTCGAGGAGGTCGACGATGACGATGAACGGCGGTAG
- a CDS encoding DUF255 domain-containing protein, which translates to MTEDTRVLWREWGDDAFAEAEQTDRPVLLFLTATWCDDCHEMLVETFGEPRIAANVNDGFVPVKVDVDREPRVRERYNMGGFPSTVFTTPSGELLTGATYLGPEGFRSVLTRVRETWDERGEDAGRIPRALAGNETPSGPVTTAIEEHLAGQLDAQWDPDFAGWGDDAKFPMPRTVEFALKRDRYKATQTLDAIDRNLLDEDGGVFRYAGARDWSDPAREKLLADDAGVLRAFANAYLYTGDEAYREAADSIRAFLDADLWSGFAYGASVGPDGERTDLTAYAGGNALAADALLTLAAYTDDERAKASAERALSYLRETLVADDGTVRHVDDDGAEIDLLEDVGRVAAAFCTAESVLGDGLDLARAVTDRGLDVLGDEPAFRDGPATGLGLVDRPLRPIDSVVEFADALVDLAALTGEDAYRERAEAAVGAFAGATERMGAQVAGYGSVAARLTHEPLVVDVGVPAGSDLHRAALRVADHEKVVVPDSDRAPEGAAVLRGRDAGPAESPDALMRRVADAAE; encoded by the coding sequence ATGACCGAGGACACGCGAGTTCTGTGGCGTGAGTGGGGGGATGACGCGTTCGCCGAGGCCGAACAGACGGACCGCCCGGTGTTGCTGTTCCTCACGGCCACGTGGTGCGACGACTGCCACGAGATGCTCGTCGAGACGTTCGGCGAGCCGCGAATCGCGGCCAACGTCAACGACGGATTCGTCCCGGTGAAGGTGGACGTAGACCGCGAGCCGCGCGTCCGGGAGCGGTACAACATGGGGGGGTTCCCATCGACCGTGTTCACGACGCCGTCGGGCGAACTGCTCACCGGAGCGACGTATCTCGGACCGGAGGGCTTCCGCTCGGTGCTCACCCGCGTGCGAGAAACGTGGGACGAACGCGGTGAGGACGCGGGACGAATCCCGCGTGCGCTCGCCGGCAACGAGACGCCGAGCGGGCCGGTGACGACCGCCATCGAGGAGCACCTCGCGGGGCAACTCGACGCCCAGTGGGACCCGGACTTCGCCGGGTGGGGCGACGACGCGAAGTTCCCCATGCCGCGGACGGTCGAGTTCGCGCTCAAGCGCGACCGGTACAAGGCGACTCAGACCCTCGATGCGATCGACCGCAACCTCCTCGACGAGGACGGCGGCGTCTTCCGGTACGCGGGCGCGCGAGACTGGTCCGACCCCGCCCGCGAGAAGCTGCTCGCCGACGACGCCGGCGTCCTGCGCGCGTTCGCCAACGCCTACCTCTACACCGGCGACGAGGCGTACCGCGAGGCGGCCGACTCGATCCGCGCGTTCCTCGACGCCGACCTCTGGTCGGGGTTCGCCTACGGCGCCAGCGTCGGCCCCGACGGCGAGCGGACCGACCTCACGGCCTACGCCGGCGGCAACGCCCTCGCCGCCGATGCACTGCTCACCCTCGCGGCCTACACGGATGACGAGCGCGCGAAAGCGTCCGCCGAGCGCGCGCTTTCGTACCTCCGAGAGACGCTCGTCGCTGACGACGGCACCGTCCGCCACGTCGACGACGATGGCGCCGAGATCGATCTGCTCGAGGACGTGGGGCGCGTCGCGGCGGCCTTCTGCACAGCCGAGTCCGTCCTGGGCGACGGGCTCGACCTCGCCCGCGCAGTCACCGACCGCGGGCTCGACGTCCTCGGCGACGAGCCGGCGTTCCGCGACGGTCCCGCGACCGGTCTCGGGCTGGTCGACAGGCCGCTCCGACCGATCGACAGCGTGGTCGAGTTCGCGGACGCGCTGGTCGACCTGGCCGCGCTCACCGGCGAGGACGCTTACCGCGAGCGCGCCGAGGCCGCGGTCGGCGCCTTCGCCGGCGCGACCGAGCGCATGGGCGCGCAGGTGGCCGGCTACGGCTCGGTGGCCGCCCGACTCACACACGAACCGCTCGTGGTCGACGTCGGCGTCCCTGCCGGCTCGGATCTCCACCGCGCAGCGTTGCGTGTCGCCGACCACGAGAAGGTCGTCGTCCCCGACAGCGACCGCGCGCCCGAGGGTGCCGCCGTCCTCCGCGGCCGCGACGCCGGGCCCGCCGAGTCGCCGGACGCGTTGATGCGCCGCGTCGCCGACGCCGCCGAGTAA